In Actinotignum schaalii, the sequence GTGTTGCTGTGTCCATGGACACAGCAGCACGGCATTGAACAGTGAATAGGCGGGTGGGTGCCCACTCGGAATAATCCGGGTGGGCACCCGCTGCCGTTCCTCTCACTTCCGCGTCATCTCATTTGAAATTTGGTGGCGGGTATGGTGAAATATTCTCTGCGTTTGCACAATAACCCGCGGCGATCTGGGCGATCCGGGTTCTCCCGCTGGTAGTATCGGCAGATGCACAAGCTCCTGTGGTGGAATTGGTAGACACACTGCACTCAAAATGCAGCGCCGCAAGGCGTGAGGGTTCGAGTCCCTCCGGGAGCACCGCGGCGATAAGCTTGAAGGCAATAACCTTGAAGTTAGCTGGGAATCTCTGGCCCGGTGTTTGCTCTGCACCGCGTGGTCTGACAGCATGGTAAGGGGCGCGTGAATTCCCGTTGCCGGTCATCAATCTCTCAAGGGTCAGAGAACACTTCGGTGTGGATGCAGGTGCAACATCGCACGCAGTAAATTTGGTTCAATCTATCCGGCATGCCGGTCGAAGGGGTCATGATGGCCAAGGGCACAGCGGGGCAATCCGCGGAGAACAAAGAAGCCATTCGGGTTCTTGTCGTTGAAGACGAAACTCTCATTCGCCTCGATATCGTTGAAACACTGGAAGATGCCGGGTATGAGGTTGTCGGGGAAGCTGGCGATGGCGAATCCGCTATCGAACTGGCCGGCGAACTCGAACCGGATCTTATTGTCATGGATGTGAAGATGCCTGGTATGGACGGCATCACCGCAGCGGACCGCATCCTGGAAGAACACCGCGTCGCCATTGTGATGCTCACCGCTTATTCGCAGCGTGACCTGGTGGAACGTGCCCGTGATGCCGGCGCAATGGCCTATGTGGTCAAGCCCTTCACGCCCGCTGATCTCATCCCGGCGGTGGAAATCGCGGTGTCGCGCAACCAGGAAATCGAAGCTCTGGAAAATGAAGTGTCCACCATGGCCGAACAATTTGAAACTCGCAAGCGGGTGGATCGGGCCAAGGGGCTGCTGGAATCGCAGATGGGCCTGACCGAACCGGAAGCTTTCCGCTGGATTCAAAAGACATCCATGGATCGGCGCCTGACCATGCGCGAAGTGGCCGACGCAGTTATCGAACAGGTAGGCGGGAAGAACTAAGTTCGCGCACCCGCAGCGCGCAGCCGCAGCGCGCCCGCCGAACTCGTAGCGGAAGCGGCGCACACGTGTTGCGGAAGCCGCAGTACGAACCGCGCATACGCGTTGAGGAACCCGAACACGCTTTCAGCGAGCAGGCGCTCACCGGAAAACCGGTGGGCGCCTGTTTGCTATCTCGCGTAGGCTAGAGGGGTGAGTGACGAAAAATTCCTTCTTGTTGATGGCCATTCCATGGCGTTCCGCGCCTTCTACGCCCTGCGGGCGGAGAACTTCCTCACCGATCGCGGGCAGTACACCAACGCCGTTTACGGGTTCCTTTCCACCCTCCTGAAAATCATTGGCGACTACCACCCCGATTACATTGCCGTGGCCTTTGACCTGCCGGGAGGAACTTTCCGCACCCGCGTCTATCCCGATTACAAAGCGGGCCGGGCGCCCACCCCGGTGGAATTCGCCGGGCAAATTGATGTTATTAAAAGCGTCCTTGATGTTTGCGGAATCAGCTGGCTCACCTACGAAGATTACGAAGCCGACGATATTATCGCCACCCTCTCACGCCGGGCGGTAGAACACGGCGCGGATGTGTATATCGCCTCCGGTGATAA encodes:
- a CDS encoding ANTAR domain-containing response regulator; the encoded protein is MAKGTAGQSAENKEAIRVLVVEDETLIRLDIVETLEDAGYEVVGEAGDGESAIELAGELEPDLIVMDVKMPGMDGITAADRILEEHRVAIVMLTAYSQRDLVERARDAGAMAYVVKPFTPADLIPAVEIAVSRNQEIEALENEVSTMAEQFETRKRVDRAKGLLESQMGLTEPEAFRWIQKTSMDRRLTMREVADAVIEQVGGKN